Proteins from a genomic interval of Sulfitobacter sp. D7:
- the nirD gene encoding nitrite reductase small subunit NirD — protein sequence MNWIDIGGIDEIPLRGARKIKTALGCVALFRTGEAEVFATTDSCPHKGGPLSEGIVHGQSVTCPLHNWVFDLNTGQAQGEEGAISTYPARVEAGRILIDATKLASRSAA from the coding sequence ATGAACTGGATCGACATCGGCGGGATAGACGAAATTCCCCTGCGCGGCGCGCGCAAGATCAAGACGGCACTTGGCTGCGTGGCCCTTTTCCGCACTGGCGAGGCGGAGGTTTTCGCCACCACCGATAGCTGCCCGCACAAGGGTGGACCGCTGTCCGAAGGGATCGTTCATGGTCAATCCGTCACTTGCCCGCTGCACAACTGGGTGTTCGACCTGAACACCGGACAGGCGCAGGGCGAAGAGGGGGCCATCTCCACATATCCTGCGCGGGTAGAGGCTGGGCGCATCCTGATTGATGCGACCAAGCTCGCAAGTCGGAGTGCCGCGTGA
- the nirB gene encoding nitrite reductase large subunit NirB, translating to MKQRLVIIGAGMASGRVIEHLVETDPDAFDITLFNAEARGNYNRIMLSPVLSGEKTYEEIVTHDSDWYAAQGVTCRFGESVSGIDPTMKVVSGQSGHLPYDKLIIATGSAPFIIPVPGKDLPGVVTYRDLDDTNAMISAAGKGGKAVVIGGGLLGLEAAAGLAERGMEVTVVHLMGHLMERQLDEAAGYLLRKDLEGRGISIRTQASTKAIIGAGRAEAVLLEDGETLPADLVVMAVGIRPETRLATDAGLTVARGIEVNAQMQTSDPDIFAVGECVEFDGQLFGLVAPLYDQAKVLARSLLEGVDAFIAKDTATKLKVTGCDLFSAGDFAEGEGREDIVLRDPARGIYKRLVIEGDRLIGAVMYGDTADGNWFFQLIKDGTDIDEMRETLIFGPAFQGGDTADPLSAVAALPREAEICGCNGICKGTITDAIAGGATDLAAIKAATKASASCGTCTGLVEQVLQVTLGDDFVMPTAQPICPCCDLTHEDIRLLIKSQELKSKEAVWQELGWKTRNGCHICRPAVNFYLLADWPLEYQDDPQSRFVNERKHANIQKDGTFSVVPRMWGGITNPAELRAIADAADKYDVPTVKVTGGQRIDLLGVKGEDLPYIWADLNKAGLVSGHAYSKGLRTVKTCVGTDHCRFGTQDSTGLGIKLEQALWGSWTPHKVKLGVSGCPRNCAEATCKDVGIICVDSGYQVSVAGAAGMDVKETERLCDVGTEQEAIDVTIAFVQLYREHAKYLDRAYKWVAKVGLDWVQARIADPEERARLIAAFELSQSIYRKDPWAEHAKTAERYQPLANLTLEAAE from the coding sequence ATGAAACAAAGACTGGTCATCATCGGCGCTGGCATGGCATCGGGCCGCGTCATCGAACATCTGGTTGAGACCGATCCGGATGCCTTTGACATCACCCTGTTCAACGCGGAGGCGCGGGGGAATTACAACCGCATCATGCTGAGCCCGGTGCTGTCGGGCGAAAAGACCTATGAGGAAATCGTCACCCATGACAGCGATTGGTATGCCGCACAGGGAGTGACCTGTCGCTTTGGCGAGTCTGTGTCGGGCATCGATCCGACGATGAAGGTGGTCTCCGGTCAGAGTGGCCATCTCCCATATGACAAGCTAATCATCGCCACCGGCTCTGCGCCCTTCATCATTCCGGTTCCCGGTAAAGACCTGCCGGGCGTCGTCACCTATCGTGATCTGGACGATACCAATGCGATGATAAGCGCAGCGGGGAAGGGCGGCAAAGCCGTGGTCATCGGCGGTGGGCTTTTAGGGTTGGAGGCCGCAGCCGGTCTTGCCGAACGTGGCATGGAGGTCACGGTGGTGCATCTGATGGGCCACCTCATGGAGCGGCAATTGGATGAGGCGGCCGGTTACCTGTTGCGCAAGGACCTAGAGGGGCGCGGCATCAGCATCCGCACGCAGGCCTCAACCAAGGCGATCATCGGTGCGGGCCGTGCCGAGGCCGTTTTGCTGGAGGACGGGGAAACCCTTCCAGCCGATCTGGTGGTCATGGCCGTTGGCATCCGGCCCGAAACCCGGCTCGCGACCGACGCGGGGCTGACGGTTGCGCGGGGCATCGAGGTGAATGCGCAGATGCAGACGTCGGACCCGGACATCTTTGCCGTGGGCGAATGCGTGGAATTTGACGGGCAACTTTTCGGGCTTGTGGCGCCGCTTTATGATCAGGCCAAAGTTCTGGCGCGGAGTCTGCTGGAGGGGGTCGACGCTTTCATCGCGAAGGATACTGCCACCAAGCTGAAAGTAACCGGCTGCGATCTGTTCAGCGCGGGTGACTTTGCTGAAGGGGAAGGGCGCGAAGACATCGTGCTGCGTGACCCTGCACGGGGCATCTACAAGCGGCTGGTGATTGAGGGCGACCGGCTGATTGGTGCTGTGATGTACGGCGACACGGCAGATGGCAATTGGTTCTTCCAGTTAATCAAGGACGGCACCGATATCGACGAGATGCGCGAGACGCTCATCTTCGGACCGGCATTTCAGGGGGGCGATACCGCGGACCCGCTCTCAGCCGTTGCAGCATTGCCGCGTGAGGCGGAAATTTGCGGCTGCAACGGCATTTGCAAAGGCACCATCACCGACGCCATCGCGGGCGGTGCGACGGATTTGGCCGCGATCAAGGCGGCGACCAAGGCCAGTGCGTCCTGCGGGACCTGCACAGGGCTGGTCGAACAGGTTTTGCAGGTCACACTGGGCGATGACTTCGTCATGCCGACTGCCCAGCCCATCTGCCCCTGCTGTGACCTAACCCATGAGGACATCCGCCTGCTGATTAAGTCGCAGGAGTTGAAGTCCAAAGAGGCCGTTTGGCAGGAGTTGGGCTGGAAAACCCGCAACGGCTGTCACATTTGCCGCCCCGCGGTGAACTTCTATCTGCTGGCCGATTGGCCGCTAGAGTATCAAGACGACCCACAGAGCCGTTTTGTGAACGAACGCAAACACGCGAATATTCAAAAAGACGGCACATTCAGCGTCGTGCCGCGCATGTGGGGCGGGATCACCAACCCGGCCGAATTGCGCGCCATTGCCGACGCCGCGGACAAATACGATGTGCCGACGGTCAAGGTCACAGGCGGTCAGCGCATTGATCTGTTGGGCGTGAAGGGCGAAGACCTGCCCTATATCTGGGCCGATCTGAACAAGGCGGGGCTCGTTTCGGGCCATGCTTATTCAAAAGGGCTGCGCACGGTAAAAACCTGTGTCGGCACCGACCACTGCCGTTTTGGCACGCAGGACAGCACCGGCCTAGGCATCAAGCTGGAACAGGCGCTCTGGGGGTCATGGACGCCGCACAAAGTCAAGCTGGGTGTCTCCGGCTGCCCGCGCAACTGTGCCGAAGCCACCTGCAAGGACGTTGGGATCATCTGCGTCGACAGCGGCTATCAGGTGAGCGTCGCCGGCGCAGCGGGGATGGATGTCAAAGAGACCGAGCGCCTTTGTGATGTCGGCACCGAACAAGAGGCGATTGATGTGACGATTGCCTTTGTCCAACTCTACCGTGAGCACGCCAAATACCTCGACCGCGCCTATAAATGGGTCGCCAAGGTTGGGCTCGATTGGGTGCAGGCCCGCATCGCCGACCCCGAGGAACGCGCACGGCTGATCGCAGCATTTGAGCTCAGCCAATCCATCTATCGCAAAGACCCCTGGGCCGAGCACGCCAAAACGGCAGAGCGGTACCAGCCCCTCGCCAATCTGACACTGGAGGCCGCGGAATGA
- a CDS encoding ABC transporter ATP-binding protein produces the protein MSILKLDHVSQSFGSGTHATHVLKDINLDVREGEFLVLLGFSGSGKTTLINLMAGLEQPSKGKVSFKGKPVTGPGPERAMIFQSYSLMPWLTVSGNVGLAVDTVFPGLSKAKRAEKVAHYVKMVGLGHAATRRPAELSGGMRQRVNVARALAMNPEVLLLDEPLSALDALTRANLADEIEHIWEADKKTCVLITNDVDEAIILADRIIALNPDGTLGKEFPVKIPRPRDRGRMNTNETFKSLRADVTKYLMDVGIEAKVEGTRLLPNVTPIHGLPAALAEAEKSTLRSRYLDFSQLHKVYPTPKGPLTVVENFDLKIEKGEFISLIGHSGCGKSTVLTMAAGLNDISKGSIVLDGTHVEGADPERAVVFQSPNLFPWLSAKENVAIGVDKVYPRASQAERQDVVEYYLERVGLGDAMDKRASDMSNGMQQRVGIARAFALSPKLLLLDEPFGMLDSLTRWELQEVLMEVWSRTKVTAICVTHDVDEAILLADRVVMMTNGPQATIGKITQVDLPRPRTRKMLLQHPDYYGYRQEVLDFLEEYEHGAKPKPKTPETMAAE, from the coding sequence ATGAGCATTCTGAAACTCGATCATGTCAGCCAGAGCTTTGGCTCGGGCACCCATGCGACCCATGTGCTGAAGGACATCAACCTGGATGTGCGTGAGGGGGAGTTCCTCGTCCTGCTCGGCTTTTCCGGCAGTGGCAAGACGACCCTCATCAACCTGATGGCGGGGCTGGAGCAGCCGTCCAAGGGAAAGGTCAGCTTCAAGGGCAAACCCGTCACCGGGCCGGGGCCGGAACGCGCGATGATCTTTCAAAGCTATTCGCTGATGCCTTGGTTAACCGTCAGCGGCAATGTCGGCCTCGCGGTGGACACGGTCTTCCCCGGTCTGTCCAAGGCAAAGCGCGCCGAGAAGGTCGCGCATTACGTCAAGATGGTGGGCCTTGGCCATGCCGCTACGCGCCGCCCGGCGGAGCTTTCGGGCGGGATGCGGCAGCGGGTCAATGTGGCCCGCGCGCTGGCGATGAACCCTGAAGTGCTTTTGCTGGATGAGCCATTGTCGGCACTCGACGCGCTGACCCGCGCCAATCTCGCTGATGAGATTGAGCACATTTGGGAGGCCGACAAGAAGACCTGTGTGCTGATCACCAACGATGTGGACGAGGCGATCATCCTTGCCGACCGGATCATCGCCCTGAACCCAGATGGAACGTTGGGCAAAGAGTTCCCCGTCAAGATCCCGCGCCCTCGGGACCGGGGCCGCATGAACACCAATGAAACCTTCAAAAGCCTGCGCGCGGATGTGACCAAATACCTGATGGATGTTGGGATTGAGGCCAAGGTCGAGGGCACCCGACTTTTGCCGAACGTGACCCCGATCCACGGCCTCCCCGCCGCTCTGGCCGAAGCAGAGAAGAGCACATTGCGCAGCCGTTATCTGGATTTCAGCCAGCTTCACAAAGTCTACCCCACGCCCAAAGGCCCGCTGACGGTGGTCGAGAATTTCGATCTTAAGATCGAGAAGGGAGAGTTCATTTCGCTGATTGGCCATTCAGGTTGCGGCAAGTCGACAGTTTTGACCATGGCGGCGGGGCTGAACGACATATCGAAGGGCTCCATCGTGTTGGACGGCACCCATGTGGAGGGCGCCGACCCTGAGCGCGCCGTGGTGTTCCAATCGCCCAATCTGTTCCCCTGGCTCAGCGCCAAAGAGAATGTGGCGATCGGTGTCGACAAGGTCTACCCCCGCGCCTCGCAGGCCGAGCGTCAGGATGTGGTGGAGTACTATCTGGAGCGGGTCGGGCTGGGCGATGCGATGGACAAGCGGGCAAGCGATATGTCCAACGGTATGCAGCAGCGTGTCGGTATCGCCCGGGCCTTTGCGCTCAGCCCCAAGCTGCTGTTGCTTGATGAGCCGTTTGGCATGCTCGACAGCCTGACGCGTTGGGAACTGCAAGAAGTGCTGATGGAGGTCTGGTCGCGCACCAAGGTCACGGCGATTTGCGTCACCCATGATGTGGACGAGGCGATCTTGCTGGCTGACCGCGTGGTCATGATGACCAACGGGCCGCAGGCTACCATTGGCAAGATCACGCAGGTCGATCTGCCCCGGCCCAGAACGCGCAAGATGCTCCTGCAGCATCCTGACTACTACGGCTACAGGCAAGAGGTGCTCGATTTCCTTGAGGAATATGAGCACGGCGCAAAACCCAAGCCCAAAACCCCTGAAACAATGGCGGCGGAGTGA
- a CDS encoding ABC transporter permease, with protein sequence MSTADPNFTADPARTARLERRFTRINTADKWFQVIGLAWLTPILKAVAGDNPKAQVAEIWRLLGVPLLAIIGFLALWATLAPTVQTSLGAIPGPAQVWSEAVTLHEDAQAKAESRAKFEAQVAVLNERRVEQGMPPVERAYTGAPTYYQQIWTSIQTVFFGFLIASAVAIPLGIAAGLSPTANAALNPIIQIFKPVSPLAWLPIVTMVVSAVAASNDGLLSKSFLVSAITVTLCSLWPTLINTALGVASIDKDLVNVSKVLKMNTWTKITKLVLPSALPLIFTGLRLSLGVGWMVLIAAEMLAQNPGLGKFVWDEFQNGSSSSLARIMVAVLTIGIIGFLLDRVMYALQSLFTFTNNR encoded by the coding sequence ATGAGCACCGCAGACCCGAATTTTACCGCTGATCCGGCACGCACGGCGCGCCTTGAGAGGCGCTTCACCCGGATCAACACCGCCGATAAGTGGTTTCAGGTTATTGGGCTGGCATGGCTGACCCCGATCCTGAAAGCCGTCGCTGGTGATAACCCTAAGGCGCAAGTCGCCGAGATCTGGCGTCTGTTGGGGGTGCCATTGCTTGCGATCATCGGGTTCCTCGCGCTTTGGGCGACATTGGCCCCGACAGTGCAAACCTCGCTCGGCGCGATCCCCGGCCCGGCACAGGTATGGTCTGAGGCGGTCACCCTGCATGAGGACGCGCAGGCCAAGGCCGAGAGCCGTGCCAAATTCGAAGCGCAGGTCGCGGTTTTGAATGAACGCCGCGTCGAACAGGGCATGCCCCCTGTTGAGCGCGCCTATACCGGTGCGCCGACGTATTACCAACAAATCTGGACCTCAATTCAAACCGTGTTCTTCGGCTTTCTGATCGCCAGTGCGGTGGCAATCCCGCTTGGCATCGCGGCGGGCCTCTCGCCCACGGCCAACGCGGCGTTGAACCCGATCATTCAGATTTTCAAACCGGTCTCCCCGCTGGCTTGGCTGCCGATCGTGACGATGGTGGTCTCCGCCGTTGCGGCCTCAAATGATGGCTTGCTGTCCAAGTCCTTCTTGGTCTCGGCCATTACCGTGACGCTTTGTTCGCTTTGGCCGACGCTGATCAACACTGCACTGGGCGTGGCGAGCATCGACAAGGATTTGGTGAATGTCTCGAAGGTGCTGAAGATGAACACCTGGACCAAGATCACCAAACTGGTCCTACCCTCCGCCCTACCGCTGATCTTTACCGGGCTGCGGCTGTCGCTCGGGGTGGGCTGGATGGTGCTGATCGCCGCGGAAATGCTGGCGCAGAATCCGGGTCTTGGAAAATTCGTCTGGGACGAGTTTCAGAACGGGTCTTCCAGTTCGCTCGCCCGGATCATGGTCGCTGTGCTGACCATCGGCATCATCGGTTTCCTGCTGGACCGGGTGATGTACGCCCTGCAGTCGCTCTTTACCTTCACGAACAACCGCTGA
- a CDS encoding CmpA/NrtA family ABC transporter substrate-binding protein produces the protein MKHLILGLAASTVMTSAAYAELLDLEKDVLTFGFIKLTDMAPLAIAYEQGYFLDEGLFVTLEAQANWKVLLDGVIDGQLDGAHMLAGQPLAATIGYGTEAHIITPFSMDLNGNGITVSNEVWEKMLPNIPKMADGRPEHPISAEALVPVIEEFNAKGEAFNMGMVFPVSTHNYELRYWLAAGGINPGYYSPDNISGQIGADVFLSVTPPPQMPATLEAGTIHGYCVGEPWNQQAVFKGIGVPVITDYQLWKNNPEKVFGITDAFAEENPNTTKAVVRALIRAAMWLDENNNANRPEAVEILSRPEYVGADYEVIANSMTGFFEFEKGDKRDIPDFNVFFRHNATYPYYSDAIWYLTQMRRWGQIAEPKSDAWFKDVAASVYRPEIYLEAARSLVDDGLAKEEDFPWEANGFKAPTPAADIIDGIPFDGRAPNAYLDSLPIGLKGDQTVVGDEVQG, from the coding sequence ATGAAACACCTTATCCTTGGCCTTGCGGCCTCGACCGTGATGACCAGCGCCGCCTACGCTGAACTGCTTGACCTTGAAAAGGACGTGCTGACCTTCGGTTTTATCAAGCTGACAGACATGGCCCCGCTCGCCATCGCCTATGAGCAGGGCTACTTCCTTGATGAGGGGCTTTTTGTCACCTTGGAAGCCCAGGCCAATTGGAAAGTGCTGTTGGATGGGGTGATCGACGGCCAGTTGGACGGCGCGCATATGCTGGCCGGGCAGCCCTTGGCGGCGACCATCGGCTACGGGACTGAGGCGCATATCATCACGCCCTTTTCGATGGACCTGAACGGCAACGGGATCACCGTCTCCAATGAGGTCTGGGAAAAGATGCTGCCCAACATTCCCAAGATGGCCGATGGACGGCCCGAGCATCCGATTTCAGCCGAGGCGCTGGTGCCGGTGATCGAAGAGTTCAATGCCAAGGGCGAGGCTTTCAACATGGGGATGGTGTTCCCTGTCTCAACCCATAATTACGAGCTGCGTTATTGGCTGGCTGCAGGCGGGATTAACCCCGGATACTACAGCCCTGATAACATTTCGGGGCAGATCGGGGCGGATGTCTTTTTGTCGGTGACACCACCGCCGCAGATGCCTGCCACCTTGGAAGCCGGGACGATCCACGGTTATTGCGTGGGCGAGCCTTGGAACCAGCAGGCGGTGTTCAAAGGCATCGGCGTGCCGGTCATCACCGACTATCAACTGTGGAAGAACAACCCCGAAAAGGTATTCGGCATCACCGATGCTTTCGCTGAGGAAAACCCCAACACCACCAAGGCGGTTGTCCGGGCACTCATTCGCGCGGCCATGTGGCTGGATGAAAACAATAATGCCAACCGCCCCGAAGCCGTCGAGATTCTCAGCCGCCCTGAATATGTCGGCGCCGATTACGAGGTGATTGCCAATTCAATGACCGGCTTTTTCGAGTTCGAGAAAGGCGACAAACGCGACATCCCCGATTTCAACGTCTTCTTCCGGCACAACGCGACCTACCCCTATTATTCGGACGCGATTTGGTACCTGACCCAGATGCGCCGCTGGGGTCAGATTGCTGAGCCAAAATCCGACGCATGGTTCAAGGACGTTGCCGCCAGCGTCTACCGCCCGGAAATCTATCTGGAGGCCGCCCGGTCGCTGGTCGACGACGGCTTGGCGAAGGAGGAAGACTTCCCCTGGGAGGCCAACGGCTTCAAGGCCCCGACACCTGCGGCTGACATCATCGACGGCATTCCCTTCGATGGCCGCGCCCCCAACGCCTATCTCGACAGCCTGCCAATCGGGTTGAAAGGCGATCAAACCGTGGTCGGCGACGAAGTTCAGGGCTGA
- a CDS encoding ABC transporter substrate-binding protein: MKTTTIPVAYVPLVDAAPLIVAHELGFAEAEGIALDLTAAPSWSSLRDMLAFGRVDAAHMLSPLPVAMAMGLGGVATALSAVSVLSVNGTVIGVGKPLEDRLRALGYDFDFVDPFKAAEALAQVRRGPIVFGVPFPFSMHVELLRYWSRASALGPDGIVIRTVPPALMASALAAGEVDAFCVGEPWGSVAVERGVGALLLPGKAIWSFAPEKVLAVRTNWAEAEPDLLARLLRATWKAGRWLADPNVHAAASDLLSRKAYLDVPSELINRALSGHLIVSSRGAHRQIDGFLEFHRGAATFPWRSQSRWIAQHLCQSYGSGNPTADTIANVFRSDLHRLHLSKLDPDLPGASEKVEGAIPRATPVASAGGRLTLLPNEFFDGQIFDPSAL, encoded by the coding sequence ATGAAGACGACGACCATCCCTGTTGCTTACGTCCCCTTGGTGGATGCCGCGCCCTTGATCGTGGCGCATGAGTTGGGCTTTGCCGAAGCTGAGGGCATTGCGCTGGACTTGACCGCCGCGCCGTCGTGGTCATCACTACGAGACATGCTGGCCTTTGGCCGTGTCGACGCTGCGCATATGCTGTCGCCGCTGCCGGTTGCAATGGCGATGGGGTTGGGCGGGGTCGCGACCGCACTGTCGGCGGTGTCGGTCCTGTCGGTCAACGGCACTGTTATAGGGGTTGGCAAACCGCTCGAAGACCGGCTGCGCGCTTTGGGCTATGACTTCGACTTTGTTGATCCTTTCAAGGCGGCAGAAGCACTTGCACAGGTCCGCCGCGGACCGATCGTATTTGGGGTGCCATTCCCGTTTTCGATGCATGTTGAACTGTTGCGCTACTGGAGCCGGGCATCAGCACTCGGACCGGACGGGATCGTAATCCGCACCGTGCCGCCTGCGCTTATGGCAAGCGCACTGGCAGCGGGGGAGGTGGACGCCTTTTGCGTAGGCGAGCCTTGGGGGTCGGTTGCGGTCGAGCGCGGCGTCGGTGCATTGCTCCTGCCGGGCAAGGCGATCTGGAGTTTTGCACCCGAAAAGGTCTTGGCCGTGCGCACCAACTGGGCAGAGGCCGAGCCCGATCTACTTGCCCGTCTGTTGCGCGCGACATGGAAGGCGGGCCGGTGGTTGGCCGACCCGAATGTTCATGCGGCCGCCAGCGATCTGTTGTCGCGCAAAGCCTATCTGGATGTGCCGTCGGAACTTATCAACCGGGCCTTGTCGGGGCACTTGATCGTCTCGTCCCGCGGGGCGCACCGCCAGATTGATGGATTTCTCGAGTTTCACCGTGGCGCTGCTACCTTTCCGTGGCGCAGCCAATCACGGTGGATCGCGCAACATTTGTGTCAGTCGTACGGCAGCGGCAATCCCACTGCGGATACGATTGCGAACGTGTTCCGCTCAGATCTACATCGTTTGCATCTTAGCAAGCTGGACCCTGATTTGCCCGGCGCATCGGAAAAGGTCGAAGGGGCGATTCCGCGCGCTACGCCGGTGGCTTCAGCGGGGGGAAGGCTGACTTTATTGCCGAATGAGTTTTTCGACGGCCAGATTTTCGATCCTTCCGCGCTGTAG
- a CDS encoding ANTAR domain-containing response regulator, producing the protein MTKTLSIVVVEEDQERAIAIVDALKEACVCDVFVVGNSSGLARKIAAHVPDIVLIDAGNPTRDVMEELTLASGPLERPVAMFVSGAAGGLAQAAIEAGLSAYVVDGLAPGRLKPVMDTAIARFAMVRQMRSELAETRRALEERKVIDRAKGLLMKAKGLDEEAAYALLRKAAMDQGRRVADVAEALVTASGLLG; encoded by the coding sequence ATGACCAAGACCCTAAGCATCGTTGTTGTCGAAGAAGATCAAGAGCGCGCGATTGCGATCGTGGACGCGCTGAAAGAGGCCTGCGTTTGTGACGTTTTCGTTGTCGGCAATTCCAGTGGCCTCGCCCGCAAGATCGCCGCCCATGTGCCCGACATTGTGCTGATCGACGCAGGCAACCCGACACGCGACGTGATGGAGGAACTGACGCTGGCGTCTGGCCCGTTGGAGCGTCCTGTGGCGATGTTCGTATCCGGTGCGGCTGGCGGGCTGGCACAGGCGGCGATTGAGGCGGGGCTTTCGGCCTATGTTGTCGATGGGCTCGCGCCGGGCCGACTAAAGCCGGTGATGGACACTGCGATTGCGCGTTTTGCGATGGTGCGTCAGATGCGCAGCGAATTGGCCGAGACACGCCGCGCTTTGGAAGAACGCAAGGTGATTGACCGTGCAAAGGGGCTGTTGATGAAGGCCAAGGGCCTTGATGAGGAAGCCGCTTATGCCCTCCTGCGGAAGGCCGCGATGGACCAAGGGCGGCGGGTGGCTGATGTGGCCGAAGCACTGGTGACCGCGTCGGGGCTGCTCGGATGA
- a CDS encoding LysR family transcriptional regulator codes for MDLSAQMLIFATVVERGSISAAARSMGQTPSAVSKQISLLEDHAHFRLLNRTRTGVLPTPEGQEFYLKCQAMAEKFKDAEAHISNLDDVPRGKLRIASTVAFGKSQLIPALPVFLEMNPEVEVSLELMDREIDLQTEGFDAAVSFAEQHKNPDVVVRRIMHSHRVLCAAPHYIERRGTPTSFADLSEHNCLRIAGNSRRNAWSDVEAGEAQPFDADGDFEGNSTDVIFHAALAGIGIARLPSYLVDAKLQSGELLRILPGYAPASTDIVVQFAGRRNLPPKTRAFIDFLVSEFRPATAPPVQKVAGHP; via the coding sequence ATGGATTTATCAGCGCAAATGCTGATCTTCGCCACCGTGGTCGAGCGAGGGAGCATTTCCGCGGCGGCGCGGTCCATGGGCCAAACCCCATCCGCTGTCAGCAAGCAGATCAGTCTTTTGGAGGATCACGCGCACTTTCGTCTACTCAACCGCACGCGGACCGGCGTTTTGCCGACCCCGGAAGGTCAGGAATTCTATCTCAAATGTCAGGCCATGGCAGAGAAGTTCAAGGACGCTGAAGCGCATATATCTAACCTTGATGATGTGCCGCGCGGCAAATTGCGGATCGCCTCGACGGTGGCTTTCGGTAAATCTCAACTAATCCCGGCCTTGCCTGTGTTTCTGGAGATGAACCCAGAGGTTGAGGTATCTCTTGAACTGATGGATCGCGAGATTGACCTGCAAACAGAGGGCTTCGACGCGGCGGTAAGTTTTGCCGAGCAGCATAAGAACCCCGATGTCGTCGTGCGCCGGATAATGCATAGCCACCGCGTGCTCTGCGCGGCGCCGCACTATATCGAGCGACGCGGGACACCAACCAGCTTCGCCGATCTGTCAGAGCACAACTGCCTGAGGATCGCCGGAAATAGCCGTCGGAACGCATGGAGCGATGTCGAGGCGGGTGAGGCGCAGCCGTTCGACGCGGATGGGGATTTCGAAGGCAACAGTACAGATGTGATCTTTCACGCCGCCCTTGCCGGCATCGGTATTGCGCGGCTGCCCAGCTATCTGGTGGACGCGAAACTGCAGTCGGGTGAGTTGCTGCGGATCTTGCCCGGTTATGCGCCTGCCAGCACCGATATCGTCGTGCAGTTCGCGGGCCGGCGAAATCTCCCCCCGAAGACCCGCGCCTTCATTGATTTCTTGGTGTCAGAGTTTCGCCCCGCTACAGCGCCACCAGTTCAGAAGGTGGCGGGGCACCCATGA